One window from the genome of Hemitrygon akajei chromosome 4, sHemAka1.3, whole genome shotgun sequence encodes:
- the hmx1 gene encoding homeobox protein HMX1 — translation MPDKVTEARNTPPAKVSSFFIENLLRNNGKGKQSEKMVENAEEVVSRPNCFHNGTAGNHCIQGCCQISGQDFCAQTYPLRGNTLQWYRQAQPRCPSPDSSKRGCPSSEEEQCFSLTTSDLDSPPVLDKGDSHKETCNQERGDPREGKRSEAESNEAARNQADADQKSGRKKKTRTVFSRSQVFQLESTFDMKRYLSSSERAGLAASLHLTETQVKIWFQNRRNKWKRQLAADLEAVNLSHSAQRIVRVPILYHENSSPGALNFSLPQVSPPLVSFSSSVNYPLTAFSSSLPFLRSQMSGLV, via the exons ATGCCGGATAAAGTGACGGAAGCTCGGAATACGCCGCCGGCCAAGGTGTCTTCATTTTTTATAGAGAATCTGCTGAGAAATAATGGAAAAGGAAAGCAGTCGGAGAAAATGGTGGAGAACGCGGAAGAAGTCGTATCCAGACCAAACTGTTTCCACAACGGAACGGCTGGCAACCATTGCATCCAAGGCTGCTGTCAGATATCCGGTCAGGACTTCTGTGCGCAGACCTATCCACTCAGGGGAAATACCTTACAGTGGTACAGACAAGCACAGCCGAGATGTCCCAGTCCAGACA GTTCGAAACGCGGATGTCCAAGTTCCGAGGAAGAACAGTGTTTTTCTCTCACAACCAGTGATCTGGACTCCCCGCCGGTACTGGACAAAGGAGACAGCCACAAGGAAACTTGTAACCAAGAGAGGGGCGACCCCAGGGAGGGGAAGAGGTCAGAGGCGGAGAGCAACGAGGCTGCAAGAAACCAGGCGGATGCTGATCAGAAATCCGGTCGCAAAAAGAAAACGCGCACTGTCTTCAGCAGGAGTCAAGTTTTCCAGCTGGAGTCCACTTTTGACATGAAACGTTATCTAAGCAGTTCCGAGAGGGCGGGCCTGGCCGCTTCTCTTCACCTGACCGAGACTCAGGTCAAAATCTGGTTCCAAAATCGGAGAAACAAGTGGAAACGCCAGTTGGCCGCAGATCTGGAAGCAGTCAATCTTTCTCATAGTGCACAGAGAATTGTGAGAGTTCCCATCTTATATCATGAAAACTCATCACCTGGCGCCTTAAACTTCAGTCTACCGCAAGTGTCCCCTCCTCTGGTgagcttctccagctctgtaaatTACCCGCTCACAGCATTCTCTTCTTCTTTGCCTTTTCTACGATCACAGATGAGTGGACTTGTTTAG